A window from Calliopsis andreniformis isolate RMS-2024a chromosome 5, iyCalAndr_principal, whole genome shotgun sequence encodes these proteins:
- the LOC143179300 gene encoding uncharacterized protein LOC143179300: protein MLGHQMLDSIRLQSTMKFLAFILIVITIFVIDSCYTQDGTCSPLFGYCTTTDNCCRNLICLSYAAKCVSLNMIPENDSIITTGA from the exons AAATGCTGGATTCTATAAG ATTGCAGTCTACAATGAAATTCTTGGCGTTCATCCTTATTGTCATCACAATTTTTGTTATTGATTCGTGTTATACACAAGATGGTACTTGCAGTCCATTATTCGGATAC TGTACAACAACTGACAACTGTTGCCGTAATTTGATATGCTTATCGTACGCAGCTAAATGCGTGAGCTTGAATATGATTCCAGAAAATGACAGCATTATTACAACTGGAGCataa
- the LOC143179428 gene encoding omega-conotoxin-like protein 1: protein MRKVLLLVFVALLATTLIEAASTSCGRHGDPCVSSSNCCANMKCHRYANRCQVTITEEELMAQREKILGRKGKDY, encoded by the exons ATGAGGAAGGTCTTGCTCTTAGTGTTCGTCGCCTTGCTGGCCACAACTCTTATCGAAGCTGCTTCTACTAGCTGCGGTCGACATGGTGACCCC TGCGTTTCTAGCAGCAATTGCTGTGCAAACATGAAGTGCCACAGATACGCAAACAGGTGCCAAGTAACAATCACGGAGGAGGAATTAATGGCGCAACGCGAGAAGATTTTAGGCAGAAAAGGGAAGGATTATTAA